From a region of the Aeoliella mucimassa genome:
- a CDS encoding dipeptide epimerase yields MHVQSISANVLRVPLRKPFRHASAVRHYSDNVVVRVELADGTLGWGEGVPRPYVTGESPDGALAQFGLAPLAAALSTEADDWQAVIAMCQRIELPVDGDDPRDCRSNSLRCAIELALVDAYGKHFGEPASAMLSQYEPAKPLLEPRSQVAFSTTIDAEYGRKPGRSAFKMRVYGFRQCKVKVGSDNQSDARRLGLIRRWIGPKVDLRVDANEAWLPEQLLEYASQLTPYRISCIEQPLAHEQLAALGELRSSLEVPVMLDESLTSMVDAREAVRLSACDLFNIRLSKCGGLLRSVDLAAYAAEQQLGYQLGCHPGETGILSAAGRHFATTIGGARYLEGSYDRHVLAEQLTTDDMTFGYGGRAPTLTRPGLGTSLDLSRCEKHLQHDWVTRPIS; encoded by the coding sequence ATGCACGTGCAAAGCATCTCGGCCAACGTTCTGCGAGTGCCACTGCGTAAGCCGTTTCGCCATGCCTCGGCGGTGCGTCACTACAGCGATAACGTGGTGGTTCGGGTCGAACTGGCCGATGGTACTCTCGGATGGGGCGAAGGAGTGCCGCGCCCGTATGTCACCGGCGAGTCGCCCGACGGTGCACTCGCCCAGTTTGGTCTGGCTCCGCTGGCTGCAGCACTCTCGACCGAAGCGGACGATTGGCAGGCGGTCATCGCGATGTGCCAGCGGATCGAGCTACCCGTCGATGGCGACGATCCTCGCGACTGCCGTAGCAACTCGCTGCGGTGCGCGATCGAACTCGCCCTGGTCGACGCGTATGGCAAACACTTCGGCGAGCCGGCCAGCGCGATGCTCTCGCAATACGAACCGGCAAAGCCACTGCTCGAACCTCGCTCGCAGGTAGCGTTCAGCACCACGATCGACGCCGAATACGGGCGGAAGCCAGGCCGGTCGGCCTTCAAGATGCGGGTGTATGGATTTCGCCAGTGCAAAGTGAAGGTCGGCAGCGACAACCAGTCCGACGCTCGCCGACTAGGCCTGATCCGGCGATGGATCGGCCCTAAGGTCGATCTACGTGTCGACGCAAACGAAGCCTGGCTACCGGAGCAGTTGCTCGAGTACGCTAGCCAGCTGACGCCGTACCGCATCAGTTGTATCGAACAACCGCTCGCGCACGAGCAACTTGCAGCACTCGGCGAGCTGCGATCTTCGCTCGAAGTACCGGTGATGCTCGACGAGTCGCTCACCAGCATGGTCGATGCTCGCGAGGCGGTGCGTCTATCGGCTTGCGACTTGTTCAATATTCGACTCTCTAAATGTGGCGGGTTGCTTCGCTCCGTCGATCTGGCCGCGTACGCTGCCGAGCAGCAACTTGGCTACCAGCTCGGCTGCCATCCTGGCGAAACCGGCATCCTGTCGGCCGCAGGTCGGCACTTTGCCACCACGATCGGCGGAGCCCGGTATCTCGAAGGCTCGTACGACCGCCATGTGCTGGCCGAGCAGCTTACGACCGACGACATGACCTTTGGCTACGGAGGGCGAGCCCCCACGCTCACCCGGCCAGGCCTGGGAACCTCGCTCGATCTATCGCGGTGCGAAAAGCACCTGCAGCACGATTGGGTCACTCGCCCAATCAGCTAG
- a CDS encoding NAD-dependent epimerase/dehydratase family protein, whose amino-acid sequence MSGKTVLVTGATGLVGQCVVKKACEAGYHVQAMVRANSDRSSLEGTGVEFVVGDLADTKSLEAVVQQAEVVVHAAAHIGDWGPAEKYRAINVMALEYLLNAAMRTGKLERWIQISSLGVYPAQHHHGTDESTPPSLTGLDGYTRTKAEAEVLIRQYIEEHGLRAVILRPGFIYGPGERHSIPRVIEKLNDGSMKFIGPGDKVLNNTYVGNLADAVLLAIESDSAIGETFNIRDARLVTREEYINTIADYLGKPHPKHVPEWLARLLVRPIERIAKLRGATEAPLLTGARIKFMTLNLDYSIAKAKRVLGYRPQVDFREGIHEALDDLCGQSAT is encoded by the coding sequence GTGTCTGGAAAAACCGTTCTCGTTACCGGAGCGACAGGTCTGGTTGGGCAGTGCGTTGTCAAAAAAGCCTGCGAAGCGGGCTACCACGTGCAAGCCATGGTACGGGCGAACTCCGATCGATCCTCGCTCGAAGGAACCGGCGTCGAGTTCGTGGTCGGCGATCTGGCCGATACGAAATCGCTGGAAGCCGTGGTGCAACAGGCGGAGGTCGTGGTTCATGCGGCCGCTCATATTGGGGATTGGGGCCCGGCCGAAAAGTACCGGGCGATCAACGTAATGGCACTCGAGTATCTGCTGAACGCTGCCATGCGAACCGGCAAGCTCGAGCGTTGGATTCAAATTAGCTCGCTCGGTGTCTATCCCGCTCAGCACCATCACGGAACCGACGAGTCGACGCCTCCCAGCCTTACTGGGCTCGATGGTTACACTCGCACCAAGGCGGAAGCCGAGGTGCTCATCCGACAGTACATCGAGGAGCATGGCTTGCGGGCGGTCATCCTGCGACCTGGCTTTATCTACGGGCCTGGCGAGCGACACTCGATTCCGCGGGTGATCGAGAAGCTCAACGACGGCTCGATGAAGTTCATCGGCCCCGGCGACAAAGTGCTCAATAACACGTACGTCGGCAACCTGGCCGACGCGGTGCTGCTGGCCATCGAAAGCGATTCCGCCATCGGCGAGACCTTCAACATTCGCGACGCTCGGTTGGTGACTCGCGAAGAGTACATCAACACGATTGCCGATTACCTGGGCAAGCCACACCCGAAGCACGTGCCCGAGTGGTTGGCTCGACTGCTTGTCCGGCCGATCGAACGCATTGCCAAGCTCCGCGGCGCCACCGAGGCTCCGCTGCTTACTGGGGCTCGTATCAAGTTCATGACTCTCAACCTCGATTACTCGATTGCGAAAGCGAAGCGGGTGTTGGGGTACCGTCCGCAAGTCGATTTTCGCGAAGGCATTCACGAAGCCCTCGACGATCTTTGCGGCCAGTCCGCAACGTAG
- a CDS encoding GH3 auxin-responsive promoter family protein, with amino-acid sequence MQGPIRSAILRYKCSQVDRFVAGASRGRAIQQKALLDKVGRASSSEFGKLYGFDAIHDIDSFRRQVPITTYEDYRPFIQKVMEGNVEAMFAPNTRVLMFAMTSGTTNEPKRLPVTEKFYKEYRESWQLWGTGVYRDHESLLRRQTLQLSSDWQQEPTPCGVFCGNISGLAATSRPFYMKRIFALPACVIKIRDFAAKHYTSLRLSMASNNVGMFITANPSTLIEFARRATNEAESLIRDIHDGGLSEAYEIPADVRSELRARLRASPKRARQLQRILDRTGQLRPKDVWPRLGLAATWTGGSVGVYLSQLPEYYGDVAIRDHGISASEGRMTIPFSDNTPDGLLDYSHHFFEFIPAEEHGSPDPTVLAAHELTAGHNYFILLTTSGGLYRYDIHDMVHCSGFVGEMPTLRFLNKGRHFSSVTGEKLSEHQVVTAVSNTLADLGLPTCTFTLAPTMAEKPRYELLIEPGPQLQQAQQLATRLQHHLSLVNEEYADKCRSGRIDPVAILEIPPGTWEAFRANRSRARGNFEEFKQPCLVGDMHFADNLPSPLESASARVAS; translated from the coding sequence ATGCAAGGTCCAATTCGTTCGGCAATACTGCGTTATAAATGCAGTCAGGTCGATCGCTTCGTCGCCGGCGCAAGCCGCGGCCGGGCTATCCAGCAAAAGGCATTGCTCGACAAAGTGGGGCGGGCCTCGTCCAGCGAGTTTGGCAAACTGTACGGATTCGATGCGATTCACGACATCGACAGTTTTCGCCGTCAGGTGCCGATCACCACCTACGAAGACTACCGTCCCTTCATCCAGAAAGTGATGGAAGGCAACGTCGAGGCGATGTTCGCCCCGAACACCCGGGTGCTGATGTTTGCCATGACTTCCGGCACCACCAACGAACCAAAGCGATTGCCGGTTACCGAGAAATTCTACAAGGAATACCGCGAGAGTTGGCAGCTCTGGGGCACCGGAGTCTATCGCGACCACGAGTCGCTGCTTCGTCGGCAAACGTTGCAACTCTCCAGCGACTGGCAGCAAGAACCGACTCCTTGTGGAGTCTTCTGCGGCAACATCAGCGGTTTGGCGGCCACCTCGCGACCGTTTTACATGAAGCGGATTTTTGCCCTGCCTGCCTGCGTGATCAAGATTCGCGACTTTGCGGCCAAGCATTACACTTCGCTGCGGCTGAGCATGGCTAGCAACAACGTTGGCATGTTCATCACGGCCAATCCCAGCACGTTGATTGAGTTCGCTCGCCGGGCGACAAACGAGGCCGAGTCGCTGATTCGCGATATTCATGATGGTGGTCTCTCCGAAGCGTACGAGATTCCGGCAGATGTTCGCAGCGAACTGCGGGCCAGGCTGCGAGCAAGTCCCAAGCGTGCGCGGCAACTGCAGCGTATTCTCGACCGAACAGGCCAACTGCGGCCGAAAGATGTGTGGCCTCGATTGGGGCTCGCAGCGACGTGGACTGGTGGATCGGTCGGTGTCTATCTCTCGCAACTTCCCGAATACTACGGCGACGTGGCGATTCGCGATCATGGCATCTCGGCCAGCGAAGGTCGCATGACCATTCCGTTTTCCGACAACACCCCCGACGGATTGCTTGACTACTCGCACCATTTCTTCGAGTTCATTCCGGCCGAAGAACATGGCTCGCCCGACCCTACAGTGCTGGCCGCCCATGAACTCACCGCCGGGCATAACTACTTTATTCTGCTGACGACCTCTGGCGGATTGTATCGCTACGATATTCACGACATGGTGCACTGCAGTGGCTTTGTTGGCGAGATGCCGACCCTCCGCTTCCTGAACAAAGGCCGGCATTTCTCCAGCGTTACCGGCGAGAAGCTTAGTGAGCACCAAGTGGTCACTGCGGTCTCGAATACCCTCGCTGATCTGGGATTGCCGACCTGCACGTTTACGCTTGCTCCGACCATGGCCGAAAAGCCCCGTTACGAGTTGTTGATCGAGCCTGGCCCGCAATTGCAGCAAGCGCAGCAGTTGGCCACCCGGTTGCAACACCACCTGTCGCTCGTCAACGAAGAGTACGCCGACAAGTGTCGTAGTGGGCGGATTGATCCAGTGGCTATCCTTGAGATTCCCCCGGGAACCTGGGAAGCGTTTCGGGCGAATCGCAGCCGAGCCCGCGGCAATTTCGAAGAGTTCAAGCAACCCTGTCTGGTCGGCGACATGCACTTCGCCGATAATTTGCCATCTCCCCTTGAATCGGCGTCCGCCCGGGTCGCGTCGTAG
- a CDS encoding ketopantoate reductase family protein produces MTDRNMKVSFLGAGAIGSMFAALLKHYAPDLDVLVVVRGAHGQAISESGEIRTLGPWGTRSVPIAWSFDPADVAGSDFVFVTVKSQGTAEALQQAGDAIGDAVVVSIQNGINDQAYANHVAPERLVMGMTTTNMAVREPGTVSMQLDGCTLFGPPIGLNSIAAAEKVVELLNRIHVPGLEFLPHSNILGIRYNKLTINALGYASCLSASNFMTEALFHRPWRRVVGRAIVDECKRVYSAVGIQIARIPGRSDLSRLENLMLALELPILDKVVQLGLRGKFERSPIVFSLYQDLERGKPTEVEHINGQVVRLAESAGIHAPVNREIVSMTHELEQQAAATFYARQDVIDRISKLTAS; encoded by the coding sequence TTGACGGATCGCAACATGAAAGTCAGTTTTCTCGGAGCCGGGGCCATCGGATCGATGTTCGCCGCGCTCTTGAAGCACTATGCGCCTGATCTGGATGTGCTGGTCGTCGTGCGGGGGGCTCACGGGCAAGCCATCTCCGAATCGGGCGAGATCCGTACGCTCGGGCCGTGGGGGACCCGCTCGGTGCCGATTGCCTGGAGCTTCGATCCAGCCGACGTTGCGGGCTCCGACTTCGTGTTTGTCACGGTCAAATCGCAGGGTACCGCCGAGGCTTTGCAGCAAGCTGGCGATGCCATTGGCGACGCCGTAGTGGTGTCGATCCAAAACGGCATTAACGATCAGGCTTACGCCAACCATGTCGCGCCCGAACGACTGGTGATGGGCATGACAACGACCAACATGGCAGTCCGCGAACCAGGTACCGTGAGCATGCAGCTTGACGGGTGTACACTGTTTGGTCCGCCGATTGGGCTCAATAGTATTGCTGCCGCTGAAAAAGTGGTCGAACTGTTGAACCGTATTCATGTACCAGGCCTCGAATTTTTGCCGCACTCAAACATTTTGGGGATTCGCTATAACAAACTCACTATCAATGCGTTAGGCTACGCGTCGTGCTTGTCGGCTTCGAACTTTATGACCGAAGCATTGTTTCACCGACCATGGCGTCGGGTTGTGGGACGCGCGATTGTGGATGAGTGCAAGCGTGTCTATTCAGCTGTTGGCATTCAAATTGCTCGTATTCCAGGGAGATCCGATCTTTCCCGCCTAGAAAACTTGATGCTAGCATTGGAATTGCCGATACTGGATAAAGTGGTACAGCTTGGATTGAGGGGGAAATTCGAACGCTCGCCGATCGTCTTTTCTCTTTACCAGGACCTCGAACGGGGAAAACCGACCGAGGTCGAGCATATTAACGGGCAGGTTGTTCGCTTGGCGGAAAGTGCGGGCATCCATGCGCCGGTGAATCGAGAGATCGTGAGCATGACTCACGAACTCGAGCAACAAGCTGCCGCAACTTTTTATGCCCGACAGGACGTGATAGACCGTATTTCTAAGTTAACTGCATCCTAA
- a CDS encoding fatty acid desaturase family protein, with product MAQASVDLSRREMYAEIRKLCAPDNFTNWYVLTREYVVYAAIVGACVWATSLMTKAGWAIWWQLPVYAVTILAIGFWSQTRLATLVHESSHYLLFKNRLLNDVMANLLVVFPFYGKVGNYRIGHWGHHRNVNDPEHDPDLIRLMKHQDREFPLTRARFIWEYIILQLSPHKAFSYLKGRAEYVAFMKEEDGIKDQSPLSKTSLNLLRAVYYLGMAAALWWFGWIPEYFLYWVLPLVTVYPCSLFLREIAHHGNYPDNGDFTNSRVYEGLWFEREIFFPFGEWNHVLHHMFPTIPWHKMRKAHHVMMRYPPYRDNVVICDGYLFKGHMGQEYPTVLDVLSKPSHAYLRGGQTTDAADIRRSTVDEIGANDNGVGQLLPGES from the coding sequence ATGGCTCAAGCAAGTGTAGATCTGTCGCGGCGGGAAATGTACGCCGAGATTCGCAAGCTCTGTGCGCCCGATAATTTCACGAACTGGTACGTACTTACTCGCGAGTACGTGGTGTACGCCGCGATCGTGGGTGCATGTGTCTGGGCGACAAGCTTGATGACCAAAGCAGGTTGGGCGATTTGGTGGCAACTGCCAGTCTATGCAGTCACCATCCTGGCGATTGGTTTCTGGTCGCAGACACGCCTGGCAACGTTGGTTCACGAGTCGAGTCATTATCTGTTGTTCAAGAATCGATTGCTCAACGACGTGATGGCCAACCTGTTGGTGGTGTTCCCGTTTTATGGCAAGGTAGGCAACTACCGCATTGGTCACTGGGGGCATCATCGCAACGTGAACGATCCTGAACACGATCCCGACTTGATTCGCCTGATGAAGCATCAGGATCGTGAATTTCCGCTCACGCGGGCACGGTTCATCTGGGAGTACATCATCCTGCAACTCTCGCCACACAAAGCGTTTAGCTATCTGAAGGGACGGGCCGAGTACGTCGCGTTCATGAAGGAAGAGGATGGTATCAAAGACCAAAGCCCTCTCTCCAAAACTTCGCTTAATCTTTTGCGGGCGGTCTACTACCTCGGTATGGCCGCTGCGCTGTGGTGGTTCGGCTGGATTCCCGAGTACTTCCTGTACTGGGTGTTGCCGTTGGTTACGGTTTACCCTTGCTCGTTGTTTTTGCGCGAGATCGCCCACCACGGTAACTATCCCGACAACGGCGACTTCACCAACAGTCGCGTGTACGAAGGACTTTGGTTCGAGCGGGAAATTTTCTTTCCCTTTGGCGAGTGGAATCATGTGCTGCACCATATGTTTCCGACCATTCCTTGGCACAAGATGCGCAAGGCTCATCATGTGATGATGCGGTACCCACCGTATCGCGACAACGTGGTGATCTGCGACGGATACTTGTTCAAAGGCCATATGGGACAAGAGTACCCCACCGTGCTCGATGTGCTGTCGAAGCCTTCGCACGCCTATTTGCGTGGAGGGCAGACAACCGACGCAGCCGATATCCGCCGGTCGACGGTCGATGAGATCGGTGCCAACGACAACGGCGTGGGACAGCTTTTGCCAGGCGAATCTTGA
- a CDS encoding ATP-grasp domain-containing protein: MPADSLRILLTEGTSLSARQTLYALGGLHTIDVIDPNPLCQCRFSRFVRRWRKSPHFAKDPSDFLHFLADLIQREKYDVILPTHEQVYLLSKFREEVGLASNIALPTFDALKQVQDKAGFTRTLEKLELPLPDTTIATTEEELRHNWSYPFYLKLSHSTAGMGVFHITDEEELEHRIELLKAAGQLDGNTEILVQQPAKGNQSTVQAVFDYGKLVALHMFDARQLGVGGMSAARTGAHHPVVEQHVERLGSHLDWHGAMFLDYFYDYETEQPEYIECNPRVGETVNAWLSGNNLPEQLVRVSLGEHPEPLPPSKVGVRTQSFFMILLTIAYNGGTRWELLKEIVQFRLRRGMYADSQDELTRLSDDYWSIIPLWGIAAQLLAWPRLSRKIVADTIENYALPESAIQAMEALDPAAFGKLFTPPT; the protein is encoded by the coding sequence ATGCCTGCCGACTCGCTCCGAATCCTACTTACCGAGGGAACCAGCCTTTCGGCCCGGCAGACGCTGTACGCCTTGGGAGGGCTGCATACGATCGACGTGATCGACCCGAACCCTCTATGCCAGTGCCGATTTTCGCGGTTTGTCCGTCGATGGCGCAAGTCGCCCCACTTTGCGAAAGACCCTTCCGATTTCCTGCACTTTCTTGCAGACCTCATCCAACGAGAAAAATACGACGTCATTCTGCCGACTCACGAGCAAGTTTATCTACTCAGCAAATTTCGCGAAGAGGTCGGGCTGGCTTCGAACATTGCCTTGCCGACGTTCGACGCCTTAAAGCAGGTGCAGGACAAAGCTGGTTTCACCAGAACGCTCGAAAAACTCGAACTTCCGCTGCCCGATACCACGATTGCGACCACCGAGGAGGAGCTTCGCCATAACTGGAGCTATCCCTTTTATCTTAAGCTGTCGCACAGCACCGCCGGGATGGGGGTGTTCCATATTACAGATGAAGAAGAACTCGAACACCGTATCGAGTTACTCAAGGCTGCTGGACAGTTGGATGGCAACACCGAGATTTTGGTGCAACAACCAGCGAAGGGAAATCAGTCGACCGTGCAAGCGGTGTTCGACTATGGCAAACTCGTTGCGCTGCACATGTTCGACGCCCGCCAGCTCGGCGTCGGTGGAATGTCGGCCGCACGCACGGGAGCGCACCATCCGGTAGTCGAGCAGCACGTGGAGCGTTTGGGCAGCCACCTCGACTGGCATGGAGCGATGTTCCTCGACTACTTCTACGATTACGAAACCGAGCAGCCCGAATACATCGAATGTAACCCGCGAGTCGGCGAGACCGTGAACGCCTGGCTCTCGGGTAACAACCTGCCGGAGCAGTTAGTGCGAGTCTCGTTGGGTGAACACCCCGAGCCGCTTCCGCCAAGTAAAGTTGGCGTACGCACGCAGAGCTTCTTCATGATTCTGCTCACCATCGCGTACAACGGGGGGACTCGTTGGGAGCTGCTAAAAGAGATCGTGCAGTTCCGCCTGCGTCGCGGGATGTACGCAGATAGCCAGGACGAGCTTACCCGACTAAGCGACGACTATTGGAGCATCATACCGCTGTGGGGAATCGCCGCGCAGTTGCTTGCCTGGCCAAGGCTCTCGCGCAAGATCGTCGCTGACACGATTGAGAATTACGCGTTGCCGGAGTCGGCGATTCAAGCGATGGAAGCGCTCGACCCGGCGGCATTTGGCAAGTTGTTCACCCCACCGACCTAG